tgCAAAGGGAGGAAGAGTAAGGGGATTTGACATGTGGGATTGGTTGTTGATGGAGTGTTGGTTTTAGATAAAATTTGAGGCTTTTTATTTCTGGTAAAATTTGATGGAgtatcgatttaattttatcagtTTAATAATAAGAGGCGGGTGTATTTACCTTGTAGAGAAAGTGTTGGGGCTGGATAGAGAGTAAGAATTAGCCTAGGCTGCCGAAAGTACATTGGATTGCGATGTTTTGCGTGCCTACAATTGTTGGAATTGCTTTTGATTCAGCTTGGGATGTTTGCTTGGCTTTTCCGATGGTGTTGCCAAGAAAAAGCAATCAtcaaaattctttttattttatttttaaaaaatttttggtagAGAGGATTTCTTGGCTTTTTATAGTCTTGCTTGGAAGAAGACAATCAACAAAAGAGGGCAATTAGCGAAGACGATTAGCAaaaatctttttccttttcttttttttttggcaagaaGGGTAGTTTAGGATATATGAAGGAAAATGTAGGCCATTGGGTCTATTTTTGAAGCATAAATAGTGAAAGCAAGGGTGGTgggtgtaatttttaaaatttaaggaGACCTCTCTGAAATTGTttgaaacctcaggggaggtttctgaaattatcccaaaaaaaattcagcATTACTAAAGTAATTGTATTGTGTTTAAACAActtgtttatttgctttttccTCTTTCACATCTACTAACATATATCATCGTAATCATATTTTACATGTAATAACGTGTAAAACAAAACCATCGTAGTTAGCAATTACTCCACTTCATATTTTAGTCCTTTTCATGGTTTTACCCAATTACTCATGGTCACCATTGCTAGAGTTAGGCATTGATTTTAAAAATTGTATCAAGTATGTAATCCGTTTTCTCTATTGTCCAATAAAATGTCCTCACtaattagttttctttttccaattCACTTTATCCgcataaatgaaaataatattatTCGTCGTGGAATCACATTTTTTTAAGTGTATTTGTGTTCTATCAATATTCAGTGACAAATACAAATTTACATTCATTTGTCTCTTCTTTCATTGTTAATATCCAATGCacaaatttaataaaattatatattattttatttcttaaatTCACTGAATTATAAACTGCCAAATTTCTAATATATTCTCTATGCCTTCCAATTCAAGAAAACCATACCATTTCTCCTCCTAAATACAAAGTTATATATCAATTAACAATGTTTAATAGACAGCCCATTTATGCATTTTCCCTTAAAGGCTCTTCACTtattacactttttttttttatcttacacTTTACTGCAATGGTATGATATTTCATACAATGACCCAATTCATTTTTATCAACAAGATGTGGCCAACAACCATGCACTTGTAACTTTTGCCTAGCATAATGAACATTGTCTAATGTAAAGGGCTATattaccatatatatatatatatatatatatatatatatatatatatgtagaaCTCAAATTTTTAAAGATTTCTAATAGTGCCAACACCTGCAATTAAGATCTTATAAATTCTCTTAAACTCTCTTGACTCTTATAGATACTCTTAACAAGATTTATTAACTAATGTTTTATATATAACCTACTAGACTTATTGTGTAAGAAATCACTTACGcaaaaaattactaaataaagTATAAATTCCTAAATTACATAACTACTAAAAACCTGATTCTAAATAAAACTACTAAATTATTAGACAAAAACTTGTAGTCTTGATTCATTTGCCAGCAAATCAATCATATAGTATTTGTTAGCCACTAATTTTTTCAACCCATATCAAGTCTTTTACGTGCCACCAATAATAGCTCTTTTATCGGCATTGACCTATTACCCAATTTGAACTTCATCCCTGCAAGAAGAACGACGATCTAATTTGGACAACAAAGAACTCGGGGTGGTTGGGGGGAAGCAGAAGAGATGGGACCTTATGGCCCTGCTCGCCAACTCAGTTATCTTAGAGTTAATTGCAAGAACCAAAACGTGCACATCGTGTTTTGCTTTGCCATctaatcttcttcttcttttgttttcttggctttgCTATCTAACCTGACTGTTCTGACACCAGAAATATTTGTAAATTTATTTCTTGCCCATTTGAACAAacttgaaaatataaaaaatgacCTCTTTTAATGCAGTATCAATTACTTCTGGAAAGCAACTTTGCTATATATCGCAACCACCGACACCCCAGGCACTAATTATTTGACACGATAACAGTCTTTTTTCTACACATGCTTCATGCTTCATGTCTTTTTTATACTTTGATCTTATCAGCTCATTCTACCATTTAATGCGACCGAAAAGAAAGTGAAACTGTCTCCCAAATCTGCCCGAATACCGTCAAATAAATAGCCTACATGAATGTGTTATGTACTATAATCTTTTTCCTACTGCAGCTTGATGAAAATGGGAAATAGTTTTACCCTTCAACTCGTACAGACAATCAACTCGTATAGACAATCAATATGcacaatttttcttttactgCAGTTTCTACATTGATCTCCTTTTTCTAATATTAAGTAACACGATGAATTAATCTCTTAAACTTCCAAATTGCAGTAATTACAGACAGATGTTTGCCAACTTACAACTACAGCTTGGCTAAATTTCTCAAGACAAAGAAAAATGTTTTTAAGTAGGCATCTATGTGCAATGTAGGTATGAAACCAGAGAATTCTAGTAGGGTTAATTAGAAATATCCAAAAATATACAGGCAATTCATAGAATTATACTTATTAAAGCATGTCCTAATAATTATAGTGGaagtagtttaaaaaaaaaaaaggaatgttGGGAACAAATTAAGCTAATTAAAAATAATCATTGTCTTtgtcatacctaacaatttcattcaaaaataattattgtctttttcatacctaacaattttaagttaattaaatcacagttttttttttaaaaaaaagatagtAAGACAAAATTGTATAGTTTAGCTTATTAAACATTCAGTTTTAGATATTTATCAAATATTATAGATAGATTCAGTATTAagattcagacattcatatatttcttttcagcacttaaaatttagcaaattaattgtttcaatattcagtttcagaattcagattcaattttatcaaataggACCTAAGTGTGTACTCCTAATTGTAAttgaatttgatattttaaaattGACATTCAATGCAAACTTTTATGTTTaactaaatttgatttttcaaagCCACAATTAatacaaaatctcaaatttaaCTAAATTTGATTTCTTGTAAATCATATTTAGTACAAGATGTTAATTTTAACTAAATGTGATTTTATAAATGTGACATTCGCTACAAACTCTTAATTTTAACTGAATTTGATTCTCTGAAAGTCactttcataaaaaaaaaatacaattttaACTAAATGAGATTTCCTTACATTCACATTCTATACAAACTCACAGTTTTAGCtacatttgattatttgttgaaACGTGATGCAACATGTTTGGTATACGTAACTTGATGGAACATATTTGTGCATTTGATATTTTATTTGATCAATGTTTCTAAACAAACTTGAAGTAACATATTTGCGGACGTGCTAGTGTATAAGTCAATATTCCTAGTTACTCAATTTGTTAGGATCATAATCTGTTTTATCTTTGTCGTTGCTGTTTAGTTTAGCAAATGTTACTCCAAATCCTAGGCACATGAAACAAAGAAAATTATACTTCTTTTTtggtacaaaaagaaaaattacactTCAATTACTGCATTAGTATATGGTATTTTACAAAATTGGTGACAGAAAGAATAAGTTGTGATGCATATGTCATCTTACGTACCTTAATATGCAACACTGGTCTGGagtaaataaaaaggagaaTTTATGTAATCAAAATAGCAATTAATCAATCTTACAATTTTAGTATTGAGTTAGTTTTTGTTACCTATTGCATAAGTCCAATGCTTGACGGAGCCCTCAGTTTTTCAATCGCCTTCGTGAAGATTAACACCATGTACTTTGTCGGAGCAAAGATTTGGAGGTTGGTGTGCTTTACCACCAAAGCTATGGAAGAATTCATCAGGATCAGGCTTGACCTTTATCTCAGCTTCTAAATTTTCCAGCCAGATTTGGACTAGCCATAATTGGTTGAAGCAATACTGAAAAACAACTATGCATTTTTTCCTAGTAAATGTTGTATCAACTCAACTGGCTGAACCAACGTTTATAGAATCAATTTTCATGTTGCAGTAGCTTTAAGATTATTACGTAGATGAagtccacattttgtgcttaaGATCTCAATTGGAGAAAACTTTCAGATGATAGTATTTACTACTTGCGTAATTAGCTTGATAATTTTATTAGAGGGGTAAAAAATGTCGTAGCATCGGTTCACTTGGTAGTAGACAAATTGTTTTTCCCAAGTTCTACAATGTTTTTTGGATGATTGGAAAAGGAATTCAGAGTATgttgacaactttttttttaaggtaGTCACTCGTATTGTTGCAAGaatggaaataaaaaaaaaaatttggccctTCAAACCAAGAAACTGTACATTCATCCACTTCATGAATGGTGAAGCGCAATAGAAAGTCGtctatttttttaactttttacttcttttcctttctttgttGGATGCTCAACAACACGATGGATTTGCTGAACAACACCATGAAAGCAACTCTTCGGCCATTTCCAtgttgaaaatttcagaatgGAAACCTCAATTGTTGCAAAGTCGATGCTTGACAACTTTAAGGTGGCATAAAGTGACTATGATGAAAGTTCAAAATACAAGTGAGAACTAATGCTATAGTACAAAGAAACAACTTCAAAATGGCAGCTGCTAATAATTGGCATCATACATATGCAACATTTATTGAAGACCTAGGACCAATTGGCATACACAGGGATAAAGATCTTACTAATGAATTGATCCATGTAGCACAAAGATATGCATCTAATTCGATTacattctttattttttgttttgcttttccGAGAATTGCAATTTTATTGTACTAATTCCTTTTACTGCTGCAGAAATCTATATGCTCCATTACAAGCATACATATTAGGCCTTGATAAGTGAAGCATCCACATCCTTCCCCATATGAAGTAGCCAGTCCAGATATTTAGTTGGACTAGGCTCATTCTCGTTCAGTTTTTCATAGTCAATGGTGTATTTGGCAAAGCTGGAGTCACCTCTGGAGATAACTTGTAACGTTATTATATAGTTCTTGTAGTGCTTCATGCAATCTCCATCTATTGCCTCAGAAGTAATGGTCTTGTTCTCCTCATCAATTTTGAGCCTGTCTTTGAAGACCTCAACTTTGCCATCTATATTTTCATCACAAAAGTAGATTCATCAGTAGCTATCAGGCTCTATTTGCCACATTTTGGGAAAAAATCaatgcaaaatgaaaattctaatggaaaaaaaaaatgaattaggAACGTTTCATGCTTCATAACACcaaattaaattacaatatacaCTCCTTATAATTGATGTCTTTCTAATTTTCTTATGTAAAAATTAAACAATTGACCAAGTATGCTAACTACTTCACAAGCAAGGGCACAAAAAAACTCATAAAAATGAAAGGGGTAAATGGACATCAAGGCACAAGTGGAATGGT
This portion of the Coffea eugenioides isolate CCC68of chromosome 11, Ceug_1.0, whole genome shotgun sequence genome encodes:
- the LOC113753136 gene encoding MLP-like protein 28, producing MANNLVGKLEAEFELKSDADEFFHSFGAKAHQLPDLANEKVNRIEVHEGDWKTEGSIKLWTYVIDGKVEVFKDRLKIDEENKTITSEAIDGDCMKHYKNYIITLQVISRGDSSFAKYTIDYEKLNENEPSPTKYLDWLLHMGKDVDASLIKA